The genomic window TGCGTATGAATATGGCCATGTAATCAGATTTGTTGGCGATACAGGACATTGGTATTTATGGGACGGAAAACGATGGAAAGTTGACCGGGCAATGCAGATTGAGCGTATAGCAAATAAAGTTTTGCGTGAACTTGAAAAATCAGATAACGAATTAGAAGTAAAATGGGCACGTAGTTGCGGAAAGAGGAATATACGTATGAATAGCATAAAAGATTTAATGCCATTAGTACCAGCTGAACGTGAAGAGTTTGACCGCCATAAATATTTATTCAACGTAGATAACGGAGTTATTAATTTACGTGATGGCAAGTTACAACAACATGATCGTGAGTTGCGGTTATCAAAAATATCAAATGTTCCTTTTGATGAAAAAGCCGAATGTCCAACATGGTTAAACTTCCTGGATCAAATTTTTAAAGGTGATAAAGATTTAATTGAATATATGCAACGATTAATCGGTTACTCACTTACAGGTGATATTTCTGAGCAAGGTATGTATTTTCTTGTTGGTGGAGGCTCTAATGGTAAATCAACATTTGTGAATACTGTTAAAAATTTAATGGGCGATTATGGATTGCAAACTAAATCAGATACGTTTATCAAGAAAAAAGACCAAGGCGCAAATAACGATATTGCGAGGTTGGCCAGTGCGAGATTTGTATCAGCAGTTGAATCGGAAGAAGGCGAGAAATTACAAGAATCACTTGTTAAAACAATAACTGGTGGTGAGCCGATATTGGCCCGATTCTTACGACAAGAATTTTTTGAATTTATTCCAGAATTTAAAGTCTTCTTTACAACAAACCATAAACCGATTATTGGCGGTGTGGACGAAGGTATTTGGCGCCGAGTAAAAATCATTCCTTTCACTTTGAATTTAAAACCACATGAGCGAGATAAAAAACTTGAAGAGAAATTATCACTCGAGATGTCAGGAATTTTGAATTGGGCGCTTGAAGGTTGTTTGAAGTGGCAACAATCAGGTTTGAAAGAGCCAAAGGTTGTGGTGGATGCAACAGGAAATTACAAAGAGGAAATGGATATTCTTGCTCCGTTTCTTAGTGAAATTTGTTATACAGATGAACCGAAGAATGAAGCAATTCGAATTGAAGCACAAGAATTGTACAAGGTTTATGACAATTGGTGCTTTAAATCTGGAGAGCGCCAAATTGGAAATCGATCGTTTTATCGCATGTTAGAAACGAAAGGTTTCGGAAAAACGAAAGGTGCTGGAAATAAAACATTTTTGACAGGAATTACCTTAAATGAACGAAAGCCAGTTACTAAAGAGGTTACTGAAAATGAAGAAACAGGTGGTTTCAAGCTCTCTTACTAACTATCAGGAGTGTTAAATAACTTTCAATAACTTTTTATAAAATCAGTCATACCAAGGGTTTAAGAGTTGTTTTTTACTACTTTAGTTATTTTAGTTATTTGTTTTTAGGTTAATTAAAAAAATAAAAAAATATATAAAGATATATATAGAGCGGTAATACAAAAAATGGATAACGAAATTAACTATTTTCCTTCAAACACTTGTGGCTGTAAGAGCGAAGTGAGTTATCGTTTAATAACTTTCGTTAACTTATGGGGAATTTGATAATTTTCAGTAACTAGGTGGTGGGAATAATTGGTTTTACGTATATTATCACTAATTTGGAAAAATGGTGCTGAAATATATCGGGATGAATCGGATGGTAGATTAGCTTTAAAAAATGCGAGGTTGGTTCCAGAGGATGTATTAAAAGCAGCTGATCCGATTTTCGGTGAAATAGAAAAGTGGTTTAAGTCATGGGAAGAAGC from Lysinibacillus sp. G4S2 includes these protein-coding regions:
- a CDS encoding phage/plasmid primase, P4 family, which gives rise to MKVPINFNEIPSELRSLSQWILWKSEEKGGRYTKIPYQTDGNEARSNDRRTWSTFATAAKFYMESNANGIGFVFSRQDNYIGIDIDKCVTYAAEDTDKVNPIISDFAKEIIDTLDSYTEFSVSGTGIHIIIKGSLPQSVVGTGRRSTKRGLEIYQYGRYFTMTGNRENSNEIYDRTDELAEIFEKYFDDSDVQGRVNLAEFEKDEIKLSNEALWERMFRSKSGDEIRSLYNGNLTNNDHSSSDLSLCNHLAFWTGKSSSRMDSMFRETSLMRDKWDRIHFSDTGETYGERTIAEAITSTTTTVLDHKHEEEYAEFDVSFTVDTVADDVEKKPKKKFRLNELGNAERIAYEYGHVIRFVGDTGHWYLWDGKRWKVDRAMQIERIANKVLRELEKSDNELEVKWARSCGKRNIRMNSIKDLMPLVPAEREEFDRHKYLFNVDNGVINLRDGKLQQHDRELRLSKISNVPFDEKAECPTWLNFLDQIFKGDKDLIEYMQRLIGYSLTGDISEQGMYFLVGGGSNGKSTFVNTVKNLMGDYGLQTKSDTFIKKKDQGANNDIARLASARFVSAVESEEGEKLQESLVKTITGGEPILARFLRQEFFEFIPEFKVFFTTNHKPIIGGVDEGIWRRVKIIPFTLNLKPHERDKKLEEKLSLEMSGILNWALEGCLKWQQSGLKEPKVVVDATGNYKEEMDILAPFLSEICYTDEPKNEAIRIEAQELYKVYDNWCFKSGERQIGNRSFYRMLETKGFGKTKGAGNKTFLTGITLNERKPVTKEVTENEETGGFKLSY